The DNA sequence CATTCTTTTCGGCACCCCTGCCCATGAATGCCACAACCACCAAAACACCTAATACGAGAATACCGAGACCAATTAAAACAGCGTAGGTTCGCTTCATTGCTATGACCGCATTTTTTTGCGCATTTTTTTGCGCATCATAGGCGCTACATCATCTTCATACTTTTTCATTTGCTCCTTAGAGAGTACTTTTTTGAGTTCCGCTTTTTTATCCTTGGCGATTTGCTTCATATCGTCCATTTTGCTGAACATAGAGCCTTCTTGGTTCATCAATGTCGCCTGTTTTTCGGAATACTCAAGATTGAGTTCAGCTATTTGCTTTTGCTGCTCTTCGCTCAAATCCAATTGTTCGGTCATGGTCTCCGTTTGATAGTCGGCCATTTTTTGAGCATCCATCTTTTGGGCATTGCCCCATTGCATTACAAAGAGCAGAAGTGCTGCCCATACTAGTTTACTGTTCATCATCATCAGATTTTTTGTTTTTATTCAATTGTTTTCTGTTCAGAACCAAGTTCAGGCCTACTCTGAAATAGGCTCCGCTTCCTGGATCTAAGTCATAGATTTCTTCACTTTCATCGTCCAGTACCTTGAGCGTGGCCGCGGGAACAAAGCCACCCCTTACCGTGAGGGCCAAGTTTTTTGCGAATTTTAGACGGTAGGCCAAACTGGCATTGATGCCGTTAAATTGAAGTTTGGTGTTGGTCAGTATTCGATTGCCCTCGACGGCCACCTCGTTTGAGTTATTGCCAAATAGGCCCTCTGGCATCAACGAGGCCGTGAAAAGGTGTCTATCGTTGATGCTGTAATTGATCCCGGTGATGGGCAATCCGAGGGAATAGCTCCAATGTTCGTTCAGTTTCTGTCGCAATGAAACAGCAGGCAAAATAGTGGGCTCTCCCAGCTGAGTACCGTACAATACGCCCAACATCAATACGGTATTGCGGTCAAAATTTCCCCATCTTTTGGTCACGGCACCTATGGAATTGAACACAAAATCTTCAGAGCCCACACCGTTGCCTAGATTCGACATTAGCGAGGTACCACCCATAAGCATCAGCCCCCATGAATTTTTCAGGGGTCTGATAAACGAAAGACCGACTCTGGCCACGTGCATATTTTCGTAGGTGGTCAAGTCAATCACATTGGTTGATTCGTCGAAGACGAAATCATAATATTGGTATCCTATATTAAATCCAATAATACTTTTGCCCACGGGTCGGGCCATATTCAAATCAATACGATAATTGGTAATCTCGGTACCGCCCAGATCGGGCAGAAATCCATATTGGATGGACACGGGTTGTATCTCACCGGGGGTTACCATTATGGGCATTTGGTTAAAGCATTTAAACGACCCAAGCAATACCAGTAGCAATATGTACCTTTTCACACTCTTGGTTTTTTTTCAAAACTATTGCATGCACAATGCTGTAAACAAGATTAATAGACCGCCCAAATGATTGCCTATACCAACTTCAGTTTTCTTTCCATCAACCCATATCTTGGGTTTCGTAGAGGAATTCTGCCTGTTTATAGGCAAAACCTTATTCTATTTTTCGTTTGAGGAACCAAAAGTCTTTCAACGAAAGATTGACGTTCAGTGTATGGATTTGTTCCTCTACCAAGATGCCTTCTGTTGCGCCTCGAGCAGTAAATCCATATGAGATATTGAGACTTGAAAGGGTTCTATTGCCCAAGGGTATGCCCAGGCCCGCTGTGATTGTGTAAGAGTCTATAGGGTTATCGTTAATGGCCAGATAACCGGTATTGTAATTGAAGCCGGCCCTATATTGTATTCGCTTAGAAAACAAATAACTATTTTCATCTTGGACATACTGTAAGCCAATTGCGTATTCTTCCTCATCGATATATTCTCCAACATTATCTTTTTGTTCGGTGGCGTTCCACAAGGCAAGTGAATAATCCATTGAAATACCCAAGCCCTCTGTGGGCTGCCATAAGAGCCCTGTGTTTATTTTCATTGGCAATTTAAAGTCATCAATGTCCAAACCTTGTTCGTCTTCCACCACCGAAGGCGCAAAATCAAGAGTTCTCTGTATTCTTCTATCTTGGCTTCCAGATAAGATTGTGGGCAAATCTACACCCCACGCCAAGACCAGATCAGAAACCGGTTCGATCTGAAGTCCTAGGCCGAATCTCAAACCGTTGTAATAATTGGTCTCCTCAATATTGAGCCCTGTCTCATTCGCAAATCCAGGTCCTGAGACAAGCTCACGTTCATCAATAGACCCAAAAAGGTAAGAGGCATAAAATCCAAAACGCAAATAATCGGTCGCTCCGTAGCCATATGATAACCTTAGGTCGTTCAGTGCCCCAGACCCAAAGACATTAGCCGTGAAATTTTCTAAAGAACCTTCAATATTGCTCTCAATACCGATTAGGGAGTAGCCGACATCGCTAAAAGGAACGATTGAGAGACCGAATGCGCTTTTGGCATCTAAGTTGGCCGCGATCGCGATGTTGGAAAAACTGCCGGCCAGCCTATTTTCGGTAGAGCTTCGATTTGAAATGGCGCTCAATTCGGCTAGAAAACCGAAGTCATAGATAAAGGTTTTGTCACCTAGATCGCCATATGAAGCGGGGTTCAGATTGTTTATGAGCGATGCACCGCTCAGCGCGTACCCACCTCTGCCCAGGGCACTATTGATGCCTACATTGGAGTTGCTGTTCACACCAAGTCCAAAAAGGGAGTAGGGCGAACCTGTCAAGTTGTTGGTCTGGGCAGTCAAGACCTGCAAAGAGCATAAAAGGGGAAGCATTAAGAAATAACGGTGCCTACTCATCATAGATGGCGTATGTTATGATTACCCTGGCTTCAAAATCAGAGTTGGATTCTCCTTGTAGCACCACGCGGTTGACCGTTGCATTGAAATCTTCATTGAAGAGCACCAAAGAGGTTTCGGTATCCCGCTCCTCGGTCAACTTGCCATCCAAGAATATTCCAATGGGTATTTCATATCGGACGGTTCCAAATTCTTCCTCTTCACCCACGATCACGCCTTGTACAGCTCCGATCCCGGTTATGATTTCTTGTGCAATCACGTTGTTTCGGTCCAATATTCCTGTATTCAGGGTATCACGCACAGGGGTGTCTCCTGTATTGCTTACTTTCAGCGGCTTGATTTCAAGTTGGGCGTTCAAGATGGTTCCGGTACCCGGAATATCATAGAGTTTTTTAATCGTTGGGAAGACTATTTTTGTGGCGAATCCCGTGCCAGATTGAATGAAGGCCAAATCATCGATGGTGTCTGAAAATAGTTCATCCTCTTGGTCGACAAGACTGTCTAATGGACTGCCTTTGGTAGTTATATTGTTGAAGGAAACGGGGTTTTCAGGAAATGGATTGATAACCAAGTCTAAGGTCTCCTCAGAGTCCTCAAACTCCTCCGGAACGGAATAAAAAAAGCGCAGATAAGTGTTCTCTTGGTTTTTTGAAAATCCTATTACGCTGCCATTCTCATCGAGATTGGGTTGAAGCGTCAAACCGTTCAGCACATCCCTGAGATCTTGATTGTTGTTGATGTCATTTTCCGCTATCTTTTCGAAAATTTCTTGACCAAATTCAAAAGGCAATGAAATGTGCAGGGAATCTTCATCAATCGGTTCTGGCTCAAATGATCTTGATGCAATCGGTACCGAATCAAATTTTAGTCTGCTGGTATTATAAAAAAAGCCTTCTTCGGGTGTGACATCTTCCAATAGGCGATGCACATTGATTTGCATAAGCCTAGTGGTATCGTTATAGGAGTAGCCATCATAGCCCAAAATAAGGGCGACACTATCTAGCTCGGCATCTTCGGGCAAATCGTAAGGTCCAGTCACCGATTCTACCACGGGGGCCACCAATTCAAAGTAAGGCTCTGCCCTTACGGTTCCAAAATAGTCATCTATATATTGTCCATAGAGCAACCGAATGCTTTCTGAACTATTTATGCTATCAAACCGAAAAGTACTCATGCGTAGATCAAAGGTGTCGAGTACGATTACCCTAATGTTTGAGTTGACGAAATCTTGCCCTACTTCCAATGTCGGTATTTCACTGCTGTCAATTGAACAGGCGGCCACTAACAAACAGATAAGTGATGCAACAGCTAATCTCCCCATGTGGTGAATTAATTTTCAGCAAAGAAAATGGTATGCCTCTGGTAGTCGAACATTTTTATACCTACGGGCAAAATCTCTCTACAAACAAGACATATCTACCTACAGGTATAGTAAAGGTTCCGGTAGTCAAAATGACCTATTTGGTATAAAAAATTCTGGCATCGGTATAATTTATTTAACGACGATCAAGCTTGGGTTTAGTTTTGGCACAAATTTTAAATGTTGAATCGATATCTGGTATTGATGGCATTGCTTTTTATATCGTCAGAAGTATTGTCGCAAAATGTTGAAAGCGGCAATACCCTAGGATTTGATTATCGAACTATGCCCAGTTTTGGAAACCACCAATGGAACGCTATGCATTTTAGGGCAAACTACATTATTGAACTTGGATCAAAGACCGACATCGCGCTCTCAACTATGTACAGAAGTGATGACTTTACCTATTTCGGACTATCAGATATTGATGAATCAGCGTTTGAGGATCTGCACTCCGTAGACCTTCAAATCGGTTGGCAACAAAAATTAAAGAAAAACTGGACGCTCAATGTAAGCTTCATGCCCAGGGCCGCCTCAAATTTTTCCGCATCTATGTCGAATGAGGATTTTTTCTTCATGTATGGGGCAAATCTAACAAAGCAGTGGAAGGGCCAGAAAGGAGAATATTCGATTACCATGGGCCTTGAACAAAATACGCTATTGGGCAAGCCTAGATTGTTGCCAACGGTCTCGATGAAATTTGACGGATATGATACATGGGGGTACACTATTGGTTTTCCAAGTTCAAGCGTAAATGCCCGAGTGGGCGAGCGACATCTTTTTTTGGCTTCTGCGGTTTTGGAAGGACTGTATTTCAACAATTCTTCAGAGGGCATGCCAATGGTCTACGATCAGGTATACAATAGCTCGAAGTTAGCCTTTACGGGGCTTGATATTGGCCTGAGCCACAAGTATAGATTGCAGCCCAATATAACGACCCATGCGCGGGTCGGATTCTCTTTGTCAAATACATGGCAATTGCAAGATGGCGACACCAATGTCTTATATGACTTCAATGCTGACGAGACAATCTATTTTACTATGGGATTAACATATAACTTAAAACTATTTGCTGATGAGTAATCAAATAGACCTTACAAGATTGAATAAGAATCTTTTGAAGATTTTTCTTCCTCTTTTTATGGCGATGTCTTTCATATCCTGTTCAAGTGATGATGAAGACGATGAAAATATCGGAAACTGGGTTGACCGATCCATTTTTGATGGTACACCAAGAAGTGGAGCATTTGCCTTTACCATTGGCAATCTGGGCTACATGGGCACTGGCTTTGATGGAGACGACCGATTAACCGATGTATGGGTATATGATATGGAGGGTAATTTTTGGTCACAATTGGCCAGTTTTCCGGGTGTTCCAAGAAGCTCTGCAGTAGCCTTTACCATTGAGGGAAATGGTTATGTTGGGCTTGGGTATGATGGTGACGATGAACTGGGTGACTTCTATCGCTACAATGTGAATTCAAATACATGGGACAGCATTACGCCTTTTTCCGGTTCTGCGCGTAGGGGCGCTGTTGGGTTCAATTCTGAAACCCATGGTTACGTGGGCAGCGGCTTCGATGGCGACAATGACAAAAAGGATTTTTGGAAGTTCGACCCAGGTACGGATTCTTGGACTGAAATAGTGGGCTTCGGCGGCAACAAAAGAAGGGATGCCACTACATTCACCATTGGAAACAAGGTCTATTTTGGTACAGGAATCTCCAATGGTCTGAACCAAGAAGATTTCTGGGTGTTTGATATGGATTCTGAACAATGGAGCTCCTTACTTGACCTGGACGATGATGATGACAATTTTATACTAAGGAACAATGCCGTTGGCTTCAGCATAGGGGACAAAGGCTATTTTGCCACAGGGGATGCTGGTTTTGGCGCATCGGTAGATGTCTGGGAATATAACCCATCAACAGACCTTTGGGAAGAAAAGACAGAATATGAAGGAGCCACTAGACAAGGGGCGGTAGCATTTTACAATGGCACCCGGGCCTTTTTGGCACTGGGTCGCAGTGGTACGCTTTACCTTGATGACAATAGGGAATTCTTTCCTGACCAAGAAGAAGATGAGGATGATTAGCACTTTTTTCATGACTTCGTTGAGTATTTTGTTTAAGTGGGGGTACCGGTTTTCCAGGGTTTGGGAGACCGGTACTATTTTGTGAATGGTGAAGAGAAGACACATAACCGCCCTTTTCATCATTGGATTGGTGATGGTTTTGATAGGATATTTTTCAGACAAAAAAATCCAGCAAGATCTTGACGATGATAGATACCGTCTAGAAGTCATGGAAGATACGGTCAATGATGGTTGGTACTATGAAATATATTTTGAAAACCATCTGGCCCTTCGTCAGAAATTTATACCCAGCATCTCTGAAAAACGATTTTTTATCACGGAAAGAGATGCCAAGAAAACGGGTAGTCTGGTTCTTGAGCGATTGAAGAGCGGTAAGTCACCGACAATCTCAAAAGACGATTTGTATAAGCTGGGAATAACATTTTAAAAAAGAGTATCTTCTGTTTTTATAAACTTGGGATACATTGTTAAAGGTCAAAAAAATAAAAGAGTACTGGATTCATATCATTGCTTGGATTTGCATATTTTCCTTTCCGTTGAGTATTTCATACTTAGACTTGGGAGAAGTACAATTTGGAATGTTTTACAGAATGTTGCTCAATTTAGGGCTACTCTACTTAAACTATCTTGTACTGGTCCCGATTCTTCTCTTGAGAAAGAAAACGCTTCTTTATGTGATAAGCTCGATCTTGGTTTTGATTTTGTTCAATTTAGTGGCAAATTCAATGATGCCTTTTGCCCCTCCAATCGAAAGGTTCAGATCGGTTCTTGAAAAAGGTGATATGGTCAGGTTACGAAAAATGCCTCACTTTTTCTCTTCTATCATGTCATTGACTTTCTTTATGCTCGGGGCGGTTCTGGGGCTTGCCAAAGACTACTACAAAAGAGATAAGATCAATCGCCAGATAAAGGTACAGAGCAAAGAGACCGAACTACAGTTTCTAAAAGCCCAATTGAACCCACATTTTCTTTTCAATTCTTTGAACAG is a window from the Muricauda sp. SCSIO 65647 genome containing:
- a CDS encoding DUF4270 family protein codes for the protein MGRLAVASLICLLVAACSIDSSEIPTLEVGQDFVNSNIRVIVLDTFDLRMSTFRFDSINSSESIRLLYGQYIDDYFGTVRAEPYFELVAPVVESVTGPYDLPEDAELDSVALILGYDGYSYNDTTRLMQINVHRLLEDVTPEEGFFYNTSRLKFDSVPIASRSFEPEPIDEDSLHISLPFEFGQEIFEKIAENDINNNQDLRDVLNGLTLQPNLDENGSVIGFSKNQENTYLRFFYSVPEEFEDSEETLDLVINPFPENPVSFNNITTKGSPLDSLVDQEDELFSDTIDDLAFIQSGTGFATKIVFPTIKKLYDIPGTGTILNAQLEIKPLKVSNTGDTPVRDTLNTGILDRNNVIAQEIITGIGAVQGVIVGEEEEFGTVRYEIPIGIFLDGKLTEERDTETSLVLFNEDFNATVNRVVLQGESNSDFEARVIITYAIYDE
- a CDS encoding DUF6268 family outer membrane beta-barrel protein — its product is MALLFISSEVLSQNVESGNTLGFDYRTMPSFGNHQWNAMHFRANYIIELGSKTDIALSTMYRSDDFTYFGLSDIDESAFEDLHSVDLQIGWQQKLKKNWTLNVSFMPRAASNFSASMSNEDFFFMYGANLTKQWKGQKGEYSITMGLEQNTLLGKPRLLPTVSMKFDGYDTWGYTIGFPSSSVNARVGERHLFLASAVLEGLYFNNSSEGMPMVYDQVYNSSKLAFTGLDIGLSHKYRLQPNITTHARVGFSLSNTWQLQDGDTNVLYDFNADETIYFTMGLTYNLKLFADE
- a CDS encoding DUF6268 family outer membrane beta-barrel protein, translated to MKRYILLLVLLGSFKCFNQMPIMVTPGEIQPVSIQYGFLPDLGGTEITNYRIDLNMARPVGKSIIGFNIGYQYYDFVFDESTNVIDLTTYENMHVARVGLSFIRPLKNSWGLMLMGGTSLMSNLGNGVGSEDFVFNSIGAVTKRWGNFDRNTVLMLGVLYGTQLGEPTILPAVSLRQKLNEHWSYSLGLPITGINYSINDRHLFTASLMPEGLFGNNSNEVAVEGNRILTNTKLQFNGINASLAYRLKFAKNLALTVRGGFVPAATLKVLDDESEEIYDLDPGSGAYFRVGLNLVLNRKQLNKNKKSDDDEQ
- a CDS encoding sensor histidine kinase produces the protein MLKVKKIKEYWIHIIAWICIFSFPLSISYLDLGEVQFGMFYRMLLNLGLLYLNYLVLVPILLLRKKTLLYVISSILVLILFNLVANSMMPFAPPIERFRSVLEKGDMVRLRKMPHFFSSIMSLTFFMLGAVLGLAKDYYKRDKINRQIKVQSKETELQFLKAQLNPHFLFNSLNSIYSLVRNGSNEAPEAVITLSELMRYMLYEAQEDLVPLAKEIEYIKNYVHLQLYRLSNSENVKLKISGEYSDKKISPLLLIPFVENAFKYGTDFKGKTYVDIKIQIFDDSLFFQVINGIGAYQKDELSSGIGLTNIQNRLDLLYPNDHLLKIDKKNGFHSVQLELNLTA
- a CDS encoding Kelch repeat-containing protein → MSNQIDLTRLNKNLLKIFLPLFMAMSFISCSSDDEDDENIGNWVDRSIFDGTPRSGAFAFTIGNLGYMGTGFDGDDRLTDVWVYDMEGNFWSQLASFPGVPRSSAVAFTIEGNGYVGLGYDGDDELGDFYRYNVNSNTWDSITPFSGSARRGAVGFNSETHGYVGSGFDGDNDKKDFWKFDPGTDSWTEIVGFGGNKRRDATTFTIGNKVYFGTGISNGLNQEDFWVFDMDSEQWSSLLDLDDDDDNFILRNNAVGFSIGDKGYFATGDAGFGASVDVWEYNPSTDLWEEKTEYEGATRQGAVAFYNGTRAFLALGRSGTLYLDDNREFFPDQEEDEDD
- a CDS encoding DUF4907 domain-containing protein, with amino-acid sequence MVKRRHITALFIIGLVMVLIGYFSDKKIQQDLDDDRYRLEVMEDTVNDGWYYEIYFENHLALRQKFIPSISEKRFFITERDAKKTGSLVLERLKSGKSPTISKDDLYKLGITF